One window from the genome of Cyprinus carpio isolate SPL01 chromosome B1, ASM1834038v1, whole genome shotgun sequence encodes:
- the LOC109083312 gene encoding complex I assembly factor TIMMDC1, mitochondrial-like, with product MVAEGALKESGLLMRTADGQNSSPTCGGTDAHGLEGSHLSLLGFSLPSVHASDSTSTQTLPQHLDKPEFPDTGWDRIKYLFYRSEGQIYSEELRNIVKSGIAAAVVGMVYGGLPGARHARERFIQLSQAEIYQNRVDAVRSAHNAAIRGFVRFGWRWSWRVAAFVTMFNTVSTGLTVYRDKNALSHFAVAGALTGGVFRLNLGLRGLLAGTAIGAILGLPAGVVIIGLQKLGGESMHDKRQRERRELHELRVAEWNARLKLTDDLIGEMKCEKHQDTDNDLQRIEELLNQPRNEKGCSTKFLDPGTCSQYTCQ from the exons CTTGTTGATGCGTACTGCAGACGGGCAGAATTCATCACCCACATGTGGGGGGACAGATGCACATGGACTTGAGGGCTCACATCTGAGTCTTCTGGGGTTCAGTCTTCCTAGTGTCCATGCTTCTGATAGTACCTCCACACAGACCTTACCACAGCACCTAGATAAACCAGAGTTTCCTGACACAGGATGGGATCGGATCAAATATCTTTTCTACAGGAG CGAGGGTCAGATTTACTCAGAGGAGTTAAGGAATATAGTAAAGAGTGGCATTGCTGCAGCTGTGGTTGGGATGGTCTATGGAGGCCTACCAGGAGCAAGACATGCTCGTGAGAGATTCATCCAGCTCAGCCAGGCTGAAATTTACCAAAACAGAGTGGATGCAGTG CGCTCAGCCCATAATGCAGCTATTCGTGGGTTTGTGCGCTTTGGCTGGAGGTGGAGCTGGAGGGTAGCAGCTTTTGTGACCATGTTTAA cactGTAAGTACTGGATTGACAGTGTACAGAGACAAAAATGCTCTGAGCCATTTTGCTGTTGCAGGTG CTCTCACAGGAGGAGTGTTCCGGCTGAATCTGGGACTTAGAGGGCTACTGGCTGGTACGGCCATAGGAGCTATACTGGG GCTGCCGGCTGGAGTTGTAATCATTGGTCTGCAGAAGCTGGGGGGCGAGTCCATGCATGACAAGAGACAACGGGAAAGACGAGAGCTACATGAGCTGAGAGTCGCTGAATG GAATGCTCGTCTCAAGCTTACAGATGATCTCATTGGGGAAATGAAGTGTGAGAAACATCAGGACACTGATAATGACCTTCAACGAATAGAGGAGCTCCTCAATCAACCTAGGAATGAGAAAG GATGTTCTACTAAATTCCTGGATCCTGGTACCTGTTCCCAGTATACGTGTCAGTGA